Proteins encoded together in one Musa acuminata AAA Group cultivar baxijiao chromosome BXJ3-6, Cavendish_Baxijiao_AAA, whole genome shotgun sequence window:
- the LOC135641148 gene encoding casein kinase II subunit alpha-like — protein sequence MAFGPLRSFSLLSRHLRSLAPLLSFSSPPGAHPLRLFHPFVASPGSFPGRLRPSAAGALAQKIGKAVRSPGAPSRARVYADINVHRPKDYWDYESLTVQWGEQDDYEVVRKVGRGKYSEVFEGVRATDKEKCIIKILKPVKKKKIKREIKILQNLCGGSNIVKLLDIVRDQQSKTPSLIFEYVNNTDFKVLYPTLSDYDIRYYIYELLKALDYCHSQGIMHRDVKPHNVMIDHQQRKLRLIDWGLAEFYHPEKEYNVRVASRYFKGPELLVDLQDYDYSLDMWSLGCMFAGMIFRKEPFFYGHDNYDQLVKIAKVLGTDELNACLKKYQLELDPQLEALVGRHSRKPWTRFINADNQHVAVPEAVDFVDKLLRYDHQERPTAKEAMAHPYFNPVSSPESSRTHA from the exons ATGGCCTTTGGGCCTCTCCGCTCCTTCTCCCTCCTCTCCCGTCACCTGCGATCCCTCGCTCCCCTTCTCAGCTTCTCGTCCCCACCCGGCGCCCACCCACTTCGCCTCTTCCACCCCTTCGTCGCAAGCCCCGGGAGCTTCCCAGGCCGCCTCCGCCCCTCCGCAGCCGGAGCCCTGGCGCAGAAGATCGGAAAGGCCGTCCGCAGCCCCGGCGCCCCCTCCCGGGCTCGGGTCTACGCTGATATCAACGTCCACCGACCCAAGGATTACTGGGACTACGAATCTCTCACCGTCCAGTGGGG GGAACAAGATGATTATGAGGTTGTTCGGAAGGTCGGAAGGGGAAAGTACAGCGAGGTTTTCGAGGGAGTGCGTGCCACGGACAAGGAGAAGTGCATTATTAAGATTCTAAAGCcagtaaagaagaagaag ATCAAGAGAGAAATAAAGATATTGCAAAACCTTTGTGGCGGATCCAACATCGTCAAATTACTTGATATCGTCAGAGATCAGCAATCGAAGACACCTAGTCTAATTTTTGAATACGTCAACAATACCGACTTTAAAGTTCTCTATCCAACTTTGTCAGACTACGACATTCGATACTACATATATGAACTATTAAAG GCACTAGATTATTGCCACTCTCAAGGCATCATGCATCGAGATGTAAAACCTCACAATGTTATGATAGATCACCAACAGCGCAAGCTTCGTCTTATTGACTGGGGCCTGGCAGAGTTTTATCATCCAGAAAAAGAGTACAACGTTAGAGTTGCCTCAAG GTACTTTAAAGGCCCAGAGCTCCTAGTTGACTTGCAAGATTATGATTATTCACTGGATATGTGGAGCCTTGGTTGTATGTTTGCTGGGATG ATATTTCGGAAGGAGCCATTTTTTTATGGACATGATAATTATGATCAATTGGTCAAGATAGCAAAG GTACTTGGAACAGATGAGTTGAATGCTTGTCTAAAAAAATATCAACTAGAACTCGACCCGCAACTTGAAGCTCTCGTTGGAAG GCATAGCAGGAAACCATGGACAAGGTTTATAAACGCCGATAACCAGCATGTGGCAGTTCCCGAG GCTGTTGACTTTGTGGACAAGCTGCTTCGGTATGATCACCAGGAGAGGCCAACAGCGAAAGAAGCGATG GCTCATCCTTATTTTAATCCAGTGAGTAGTCCAGAAAGCAGCAGAACTCATGCTTAG